Part of the Subtercola frigoramans genome, CCCATGGCGACCGCCGCGAGAACGGTGAGGGGTTCGAGCGAGTTCATGAACATGGGCGCCGACGACCACTGCTCGAGGTTGTCGGTGCGCGTGGCCGGGGTGTCTGCGATGAAGAAGAGATCGAACATCCCCTCTTCGAGCTTCTGGGCCATCTGGGTGTAGTGCGTTATCGAGGTGGCGTTGGCCGGGGTTGTGTTCGGGTGGCGCCAGGCCGATTTCGCGTCGTTCCCATTCGGCTGGAACAGTGCGCTCAGCACCATCTGTTTCTTGTCGGTCACGCGACGCGCCTTTCGCTCGGTTCGGGGTGGTTCCATCCAATCGACTGGGGTCGATTGGATGTGGCAGACGGTGCAGGGAGCGTCTGAAATCTGGGACTTCGCATCAGTACTCGCCGGCAACGACATTGAGCAGCGGCTCACCCTGCACGAAGCGTGTGATCTGGTCCGCGACAAGCTTCTGTGCTCGAGGGGTGGAAGCGTGCGAGGTGCCGCCGATGTGCGGCGTCAGCAGGATGCCCGGGGTCTTCCACAGGGCGTGGCCCGCCGGGAGGGGCTCCGGCGAGGTCACGTCGAGCGCGGCGATGATGCGCCCCGCGGAACAGGCGGCAACGAGGGCATCGGTGTCGACGATCTCGCCGCGCGCGACGTTCACGAGCAGGGCGCCGGGCTTCATGAGTCCGATCGTCTTCTCGTCGAACAGCGTGGCCGAATCCGGGGTCAGGGGGAGCGCGAGGATCACGACGTCGGCACGCGGCAGCAGTGTCGGCAACTCTGAGGCCGCGTGCACCCCCGGCCGCGCCGCGCGCCCCACCATGACGGTCTCGGCCTCGAACACTTCGATGCGCTTCTTGATGGCGAAACCGATGGAGCCGGAACCCACGACGACGACCCGCGAACCGGCCAGCGAGGCATGCCACTTGCGGTCACTCACCTCGCGGTCCTGTTCGCGCACGTACGTCGGAAGGTCACGAAGGGCAGCAAGCGTGAGACTGAGAGCGAGCTCCGACACCGAGGTGTCATGGATGCCCCGCCCGCTGCAGAGCGTCACCGAACCCGGTACGAGCCCCCGAAGTCGCTCGACGCCGGCGAACTGCACTTGCAGCACCTCGAGCGACGTCATCTGTTGTACGAGATCGAAGAGCGCGAAGTTGAACCCGTAGGGGGCGGCGAAGAATCGGACACGCTCGATCCCCTCCGGAGCCAGGGGGGTGACCCCGACCGGAGCGTCGAGATCGACGCGCTGAACATCTGCGCGCTCGAGGATCCCTGGCGGCAAACCAATTCCGTCGACCGGGAACGGCACCCAGATGAGCGGGTCGGTCATCACGAGGGGTCGGCGGCCAGGTCGCGCAGCACCTCGGCGAGTGCGGCGGCACCGGCGCGGCAGTCGTCGTCTGTGGCCGTCTCGAACGGCGAATGCGACACTCCGCTGGGATTGCGGGTGAAGAGCATGGCAGTGGGTAGTTCATCGGCCAGGATCCCCGCGTCGTGGCCGGCGCCGGTGGAAAGCACGGGTGGTGTCGTGTGGGCCGTCGACAGCGTGGTGACCAGACGCTCGCGAAGGGCGACGTCGAAGGCGACCGGGCTGATGTAGGACTCCTCGACCACGTCGAGCTCGCAGTTCTGCTCGGCCGCTGCCTGCCTGCAGGCCGCCAGGACCTCGTCGAGAAGTGCCTTGGTCGATTCGTCGGTCGACCCGCGCACGTCGAGCCAGGTGTCGACCCGGGAGGCGATCACGTTCGTGCCGCCGGGTACGGGAACCAGGCGCCCGATGGTCGCGCGGGCATCATTGCCGTCTGCGGGGTGGTCGTGCTGCGTCGCGATGCGCTGGGTGGCGAGAACCGCGGCAGACATGGCTGCTACGGGGTCACGCCGGTCGAGCATCCGGGTGGCCCCCGCGTGGTTGCCCTCACCGGAGAAGACCAGCTTCCACCGGCCGTGGGCCAAAATCGACGATGCGACCGCGACCGGGGCGTCGAGGTCGACGAGGCCACGCCCCTGCTCGACGTGCAGTTCGACGAACGCCGCTAGGGTGGCGAGCCTCGCGTCGTCGCGGCCGAGCCCCGACGGAGCGATACCGTCGGCTAGGCAGGCTTCTGCATAGGTGATCCCTGCGGGGTCGGCGAGGTGAGCAGCGGCGCTCGCGGGCAGTACCCCGGTCATGAGTTTCGACCCGAGGCAGGCGACGCCGAACCGCGAGCCCTCCTCTTCTGCGAACACCGCGATGGTGATGGGCCGTGAGGGGGCGAAACCCTCGATCATGAGCTGTGACACGGCCGCGAGAGCCGAGGTGACACCCAGCGGCCCGTCGTAGGCCCCGCCTCCGGGCACCGAGTCGAGATGCGAACCGACAGCGATCGTGTTCGGGCCCCGGGTACCCCAGTGTGCCCAGATGTTGCCGTTGCGGTCGGTCTCCACCTCGAGGCCCAGCTGCTCGGCGATGCCACGGAACCAGGCACGCAGAGCGAGTTCGGCTTCGGTGTACACATGGCGGGAGTAGCCGCCTCGAACCGTATCGCGCCCGATGTCTTCGATCTCCCGCAGGAGGTCGATCACGTCGAGTGGTCGTTGCTCGCCGATCATCCGCTCGGATGCCGTCATGGTGCTGCTTTCACTTCGTGGGTGCGTTCGTGGGTGGAGGAACCGAGCAGCTCAGAGAACCTTCGAGAGAAAGGACTTCGTGCGTTCGTTCTGCGGGTTCGCGAGCATCTCTGCCGGGTTGCCCGACTCGACGAGTACCCCATCGCTCATGAAGTGCAGCGAGTCGGCGACTTCGCGGGCGAACCCCATCTCGTGCGTCACGACCACCATGGTCATGCCGCTCTCGGCGAGGTCTTTCATCACGCGGAGCACTTCGCCGACCAGCTCGGGGTCGAGCGAGGAGGTGGGTTCGTCGAAGAGAACGACTTCGGGTTTCATGGCCAGGGCTCGCGCGATGGCGACCCGCTGCTGCTGGCCGCCGGAGAGCTCGGAGGGGTAGTGGTCTCTGCGATCCCCGAGGCCCACTTGTTCGAGCAGGTCGCCGGCATGGAGGGCGGCTGCCTTCCTCGACATCCTGAGCACCTGCACGGGGCCCTCCATGACGTTCTCCAACGCGGTCTTGTGGCCGAAGAGGTTGAAGTGCTGGAAGACCATGCCGACGTTGCGCCGTGCCCGGGCGATCTCCCGCGGGTGCTGCTCGTGCAGGGTGTTGCCACGGCGGCGGGTGTACCCGATCTCTGAGCCGGCCACCCACATGTCACCGCGCTGGAACCGCTCGAGGTGATTGATGCAGCGCAGGAACGTGGACTTTCCCGAACCAGACGGGCCGATGATGCACGCCACCTCGCCGCGCTTGGTCGAGCGAGACCCCCTTGAGTACCTCGACGCTGCCGAAGGACTTGTGGATCTCGACGGCGCGAACCATGACGTCGGCTGGAGGAGCAAACGGGTTTTCGAAGAGCTGTTCAGTCATCGCCTCTTGAACCCCCTTCCGTAGTAGCGCTCGATGTAGTGCTGGCCGATGGAGAGGATCGTGGTGATCAGCAGGTACCAGAAACTCGCCACGAGCAGCAGCGGGATGGTGTTGAACTCGCTTGAATAGATGGCCCTGGTCGTGTTCATCAGCTCGCCGTACCCGATGACAAGGGCGATCGAGGTGAGTTTGAACATTCCGATGAAGGCGTTGCCGAGCGGCGGAATGATGATGCGCAGCGCCTGGGGGAGGATGATGCGGCGCATCGCCTTCACCGGGCTCATGCCGATCGCGTAGGCGGCCTCGGTCTGGCCCTTCGGCACCGACATCAGACCGGAGCGCACGATCTCACTCGTGTACGCGGCGTCGTTGAGGCCGAAACCGATGAGGGCGGCGAGAAACGGGGTCGCGAAGACATCGTTCGTGTCGACGCTGAAGTCACCCCAGCCTATCCGGGGAAGAACGGCTGCAGAGAAGTAGGTGAAGATCAGGATGACCGGCAGCGGTATTCCCCGAAAGAACCAGGCGTACAGGAACGCAAAGCCGGAGATGACCTTGTTCTCGCTCAACCGCATGACGGCAAGGAGGGTACCCAGCGTCAGCGAGATGATCTCGGCCAGCACGGCGAGGATGACGGTGTTCCTCACGCCGCCGAGAATCGCGTCGTCGAAGAGGTAGGTGCGGAAGTCCTCCCAACCGAAACCCTGGTTGGTGACGGCCCACTGCACGATGGCCACCGCGAGGGCGAGAATCAGAACGACCGTGACCCAGCGCCCGGGGTGCCGCCGAGGGATCACCCGGGGCGGTTCTGCTGCGTCCACCCAGGGTGGGCGCAGGGACGTGGTCTGAGTCACGGTCGGTCCTCTCCTTGCAGGTTCGGTGCTGTGTCAACCAGTGTTACTTGGTCTGGAGGACGATGTCGGACTCCGTGAGGGCAGCCGACTCCTGGCCGTACTTGGCCAGGATCTGTGCGTAGGTGCCATCGGCGATGACTGCCTTGAACGCTGTGACCAGTTTGTCTCCCAGCTCCGTGTTCGTCTTCGTCATTCCGATGCCGAAGTTCACGAAGGAGTAGGGCTCGGCTACGACGTACTTGCCGCTGCTCTTGTCTGCAAGACCCTGGGCAACCTGCTGGGTGAGCAGTTCGGCCTTGACCTTACCCGTCTGAAGCGCAAGGTCCTGTCCGGCCTGGTCGTCGAAGACGGTGGCCTGGATGGGGTTGTCCTTGCAGGCTCCGGCGTACGAGCTGCCATCGTTGTCTTTGGTGCCGTTGGCAACCTCGACGTCGGTGGCGGACTTGGTGCCGCTTCCGACTGCCGTCGGAACGCCGCACAGGTCGGTGAGGGTCGCGTAGGTGGCCTTGTCAGCGGCGTCGATGAGCATGGTGTAGCCGGTCTTGGCATCGGGGATGAAGTTGAGTGCCTTCAGGCGCTCGCCGTAGATGCCGAGCCCTGACACGGCCAGGTCGTACTTGCCGGCCTGGGTTCCGGTGATGATTCCGGTGAAGTCGACGTTCTGGATGTCCATCGTGTAGCCGGCCTTGGCACCGATGGCGGCGAGGAGCTCGGGCTCGATGCCCTTCGTGGTGTCGGTGCCGTCGCCGACCTGCCAGGGCTCGTAGGGCCACGACATGCCGACCGTGAGGGTTGTGGGTGCTGTGCTGCTGCTTGACGCTGTCGACGTGCCTGAACTGCTGCAGGCGGTGAGGAGGCTCGCCACTGCGACGAGCGAAACGGCCGTGACAGCGACCGAATGACGGATGGGCATGCGTGGTCCTCTCGGGAAGGGCCCTGGGGCGATCGCATCCAGGGTATTGATCGATGTTCGCAGCACCGCACGACCGAATTCCATCGACGGGAGCACAGACAATCCGAATTTATGGACACGAAACATGGTCGATACATTCGGGACTCCCAGAGCCCCTGATCGCCATCCCTCCGCGACACCGTGCGATACTCGGGTGGGTGACGCATCGTCTCGAAATCACCCTCGCACAACTGCGTTATTTCGTGGCGGCGGCCGAGCATCTCTCGATGACTGCCGCCGCTGAAGAGAAGTTCGTCGCCCAATCGGCCGTCTCGTCTGCGATAGCCCAGCTCGAGGCGCGGGCGGGTGCACAACTCTTCATCCGCCGGCGTGCGAAGGGCCTCGCCCTCACTCCGGCCGGCCGCCGACTGCTCGACGATGTGCGCACCCTGCTCACCGGACTCGATGCGGCGATCGACGCAGCGAGAGACACCGACGGTGAACCACGCGGCACGGTGCGGATCGGCTTCTTCGTCACGATCGCACCATTCGTGCTCCCCGAGGTGCTTTCACGGTCGAAGGTGCGATTCCCCGAATTGCTCGTCGAGGTCGAGGAGATGGATGCGCAGTCTGCCGCACAGGCGCTGCGCGAAGGGCGGGTCGAGCTTGCGCTCGGGTACGACTTCGGCATCGGTGACGACCTGGTGCGAGAGGTTGTCGAGGCGACGCCGCCGTACGTACTGCTGGCTGCCGATCATCCACTCGCCCAGCGAGAGAGCATCGGCCTCCGCGAACTGGGCCGCGAGAAGCTGGTGCTGCTCGATCTGCCCCATTCCCGGGAATACTTCCTCGCACTACTGGGCTCGGTCGGGTTCGAGCCCGAGATCCGTCACCGTACACCGAGCTTCGAGACCGTGCGCGCGATGGTCGCGCACGGCCACGGCTTCTCGATTCTGAACCAGCAGCCGGCGCACGCCCTCGCGTACGACGGTGGCGTGGTCGCGGCGGTGCAGATCAGTGACCCGGTCGAACCATTGCCGATCGTCATCACCACCATGCAGGGCACGAGACAGTCGGCGCGGGCGGCAGCGATTGCGGGGATCATCCGGGAGGTCTTCGCTGATCGTCAGCGCTGAACCTCCGGGTATTGTTACGCCCAGATTTCGCCTGGGTTCGTGCATCGATTGAATAGATGCGAATCATCGTATTTCACTATTTGACTGATGTACTTCGACGGGTGAGTCTGTACAAGACCCTGCGTTGAGGAGCCTGTATGTCGATTGTCAAGCCAGAACCGCCGCGCGAGCAACCCGGACCGCGGATGCCGGCCGTTCGAAACTGTATTGCCGTGCTTCGCCTGCTCGGCACGTCGACCAGGCTGGTTTCGGCCGGCGCCCTGGCACGCTCGCTGAGTATGCCCCGCTCGAGCATGTACCAGCTGTTGCAGGTGCTGGTCGATGAGGGGCTGGTGGTGCACGTCGCCGATGTCGCCGGCTTCGCCCTGGGAGACGGCATCTTCGAACTCGGCAGTTCGTACTCTCGCCGTTCTTCGCTGGAGAACCTCGCCCAACCGTTGCTTGTTCGACTGGCGCGTACGGTCGGCGAGTCGGCCACTCTCTCCATTCTGCAGGGCAGCGAGATCGTCTACCTTGCGAAGGAGCAACCCCGGCGGCCCGTCTCGCTCGTGAGCGACCCGGGTGTGCACCTGCCGGCTCATCTCACGGCGTCGGGGCGTGCCATGCTCGCAGCCCTCCCGCGGCCCGAGGTTCTGGCGTGGTTCTCCGACGCTGACACCTTCGGAACACGCGGTGGTCGCGGCCCGCACTCGCTGCGCGAACTGCGCGCGCTGCTGGCCGAAGACGCCCTCCGTGGCTGGTCGGTCGAGGCCGACACCGTGACGGACGGCATCACCTGCATCGCCGCGGCCGCCTTCGACAGGACCGATCGCCCCGTGGCGGCCGTGACGGCATCATTCCCCACCAGGCGCGGAGAGGGCCGCCGTGACGAGATCGCCCGCGAGGTCGTGCGTGCAGCCGATGAACTCACGCGCCGGATGCACGGGCCTGTGCCCGATCGCCAGCACACGACGGGCTTTCCGGTTCCGTCGTGGGCAGCGAGGACCAGTTGACGGCCCGTCTGGAGGGCAACAGCGTCGATGTGGTCGTGGTGGGAGCCGGGCAGGCCGGTGTCGCGATGAGCGAACACCTGGGCAGAGCGGGCATCTCTCATCGCGTGTTCGAGCGCTCCCGCATCGCGGAGAAATGGCGCTCTGGGCGGTGGGACTCCCTGGTCGCGAACGGGCCAGCCTGGCACGACAGGTTTCCCGGTCGTGCTTTCGAGGGGGACCAGGACGCCTTCGCGGCGAAATCCGATGTCGCCGACTACTTCGAGGCCTACGCGAACCAGATCAACGCCCCCATCGAGTGCGGCGTCGAAGTGACAAGTGTCAGGCGGCGCAGCGGCCACCCCGGGTTCACCGTCGAGACGACTGCGGGAAGCCTCTACGCACGCTACGTTGTTGCGGCGACCGGGCCCTTCCAGACGCCGGCCATCCCGCGCATCGTGCCGGCTTCGGCCGGCGTCACGCAGATCCACTCGGCTGACTACCGAAATCCCGAGCTGCTGTCCGAGGGAGCCGTGCTCGTTGTCGGCGCCGGCAGTTCGGGCGTGCAGATCGCCTCAGAACTTCGAGCTGCAGGGCGCGAGGTCTACCTCTCTGTGGGGCGTCATGACCGGCCGCCGCGGCGCTACCGGGGCCGTGACAACGTCTGGTGGCTCGGCGTTCTCGGCAAGTGGGAGGCGCCGACCCCTCCTGCTGGGGCCGACCATGTGACGATCGCCGTCAGTGGAGCCCACGGCGGCCACACGATCGACCTGCGTGACCTCGCAGCAGCGGGGATCACCCTGGTCGGGCCCACAACTGGCTACCACGAAGGCACGGTGCACTTCAGCGATGACCTGCTGGAGAACATGGCCAGCGGGGATGCCAACTACCTCTCGGTTCTGCGCGAGGCAGACGCCTACGTGGAACGGAACGGCCTCGATCTGGCCAGGGAACCGGAGGCTCACGTTCTCGGGCCCTACCCCGAAAGCGCGACGACCCCCCTGGAGGAGCTCGACCTTGCCCCAGCGGGCGTCACGTCCATCGTCTGGGCGACGGGCTACACCACCGATTTCACCTGGCTCAAGGTGGACGCCTTCGATCAATCGGGCCGGCCGCAGCACGTGCGCGGTGTCTCCAGCGAACCCGGTGTCTACTTCCTCGGCCTGCCGTGGTTGTCGGGCCGCGGTTCGAGTTTCATCTGGGGCGTGTGGCACGACGCGAAGTATGTCGCCGACCGGATCCAGATCCAGCAGAGTTATGCCGCCTACGGAAGGAACTGATCCCCGCCATGCACCACACCCGAATTCGCCCCTTCAACACCCGCGACACCTACCCCGAACAGAACCTGGACAATGATCTGTGCCAGGCGGTCGTCGCCAACGGAATGGTATACATCCGCGGTCAGATCGGGCAGGATCTCGACACCCGTGAATCGGTGGGAATCGGCGATGTCGAAGCGCAGGCGGAGAAGGCGATGGCCAACGTCGCCATGCTCATCGGGGAGGCCGGAGGAACCCTCGAGGATGTGGTCAAGGTTGTCGTCTACCTCGTCGACGTCAGGTACCGCGAAACGGTCTACCGGGTGATGGGTGCGTGGCTTCGCGGCGTGTACCCGGTCAGCACGGGAATCGTGGTGTCGGCCCTGGCGAGACCCGAGTGGCTCGTCGAGATCGACGTGACCGCCGTTCTGCCCAGCGCTTCGACAGCGGCGACAGCTGCGACGCCGCTGTGACCTTCAGCCTCGTGGCCCGCGACGGTGCGACTGGAGCGATCGGAGCCGTCATCTGTTCATCATCGCCTGCGGTGGCAGCGCGGTGCGTTCACCTGGGTGACGGAACGGGCGGAGTCTTGTCACAGAACGTCACCGACCCGAGACTCGGGCCGCGCCTTCTCGACCTGCTCGCCCAAGGGCTGACCGCACCAATCGCCCTTGCTTCGCTGGTCTCCTCGTCACCTGAGATGCAGTGGCGCCAGCTGGTGGTCGTCGACACCTCGGGCAACACGGCGATTCACTCCGGCTCGAACGCACTTGGAATCGTCGGCGAGCACGCCGAAGGGGGAGCCGCTGCCGCTGGCAACATGCTCGCCACCCCCGACGTGCCCCGGCAGCTCGTCGAGGCCTGGCATGCCAGTTCCGGGGCCATCGAAGTGCGATTGCTCGCGGCATTCGAGGCTGCGATGACTGAAGGGGGAGAGGCGGGGCCCGTACACTCTGCGGGGCTGTCGGTCATCGACGGTCACGGCTGGCGAGTGACCGACCTGCGCGTGGACTGGTCAGAGGACCCCCTGGACGATCTCCGAACCCTCGTCGAAATCTGGCTGCCGCAGCGCGATGCCTACATCAGCCGCGCCCTGACTCCTGATGCCTCACCCACGTACGGGGTTCCGGGCGATTCACGCGTATGAGGCGCGCCGGGCGGTACCCCGGGCATCCAACACGCGTCGTTCAGGCGCGGCGTCCCCGGTGAGGGCGTGTCCGATTTCTCAGACAGAATCCCACTCAATGTGCCCTCTGGCACCGGCCCAGCGCTGATGATTGTTCCCTGACCACTGAACGTCGATCCACGCGAGGAGCAGCACGTATGACGAAGACCACCGAGGCGGAGGGTGTCGTCTCGGCGCTTCGTGCACTGCTGCCCCTCGGTGCGGTTTCGACAGAACCGACCGTGCTCCAAGCGAAGTCGCACGACAGGTCGCATCACTCGAGTGCCACTCCGATCGCTGTTGTCACGTGTCGC contains:
- a CDS encoding NAD(P)-dependent oxidoreductase, which encodes MTDPLIWVPFPVDGIGLPPGILERADVQRVDLDAPVGVTPLAPEGIERVRFFAAPYGFNFALFDLVQQMTSLEVLQVQFAGVERLRGLVPGSVTLCSGRGIHDTSVSELALSLTLAALRDLPTYVREQDREVSDRKWHASLAGSRVVVVGSGSIGFAIKKRIEVFEAETVMVGRAARPGVHAASELPTLLPRADVVILALPLTPDSATLFDEKTIGLMKPGALLVNVARGEIVDTDALVAACSAGRIIAALDVTSPEPLPAGHALWKTPGILLTPHIGGTSHASTPRAQKLVADQITRFVQGEPLLNVVAGEY
- a CDS encoding allantoate amidohydrolase, yielding MTASERMIGEQRPLDVIDLLREIEDIGRDTVRGGYSRHVYTEAELALRAWFRGIAEQLGLEVETDRNGNIWAHWGTRGPNTIAVGSHLDSVPGGGAYDGPLGVTSALAAVSQLMIEGFAPSRPITIAVFAEEEGSRFGVACLGSKLMTGVLPASAAAHLADPAGITYAEACLADGIAPSGLGRDDARLATLAAFVELHVEQGRGLVDLDAPVAVASSILAHGRWKLVFSGEGNHAGATRMLDRRDPVAAMSAAVLATQRIATQHDHPADGNDARATIGRLVPVPGGTNVIASRVDTWLDVRGSTDESTKALLDEVLAACRQAAAEQNCELDVVEESYISPVAFDVALRERLVTTLSTAHTTPPVLSTGAGHDAGILADELPTAMLFTRNPSGVSHSPFETATDDDCRAGAAALAEVLRDLAADPS
- a CDS encoding amino acid ABC transporter permease → MTQTTSLRPPWVDAAEPPRVIPRRHPGRWVTVVLILALAVAIVQWAVTNQGFGWEDFRTYLFDDAILGGVRNTVILAVLAEIISLTLGTLLAVMRLSENKVISGFAFLYAWFFRGIPLPVILIFTYFSAAVLPRIGWGDFSVDTNDVFATPFLAALIGFGLNDAAYTSEIVRSGLMSVPKGQTEAAYAIGMSPVKAMRRIILPQALRIIIPPLGNAFIGMFKLTSIALVIGYGELMNTTRAIYSSEFNTIPLLLVASFWYLLITTILSIGQHYIERYYGRGFKRR
- a CDS encoding transporter substrate-binding domain-containing protein — protein: MPIRHSVAVTAVSLVAVASLLTACSSSGTSTASSSSTAPTTLTVGMSWPYEPWQVGDGTDTTKGIEPELLAAIGAKAGYTMDIQNVDFTGIITGTQAGKYDLAVSGLGIYGERLKALNFIPDAKTGYTMLIDAADKATYATLTDLCGVPTAVGSGTKSATDVEVANGTKDNDGSSYAGACKDNPIQATVFDDQAGQDLALQTGKVKAELLTQQVAQGLADKSSGKYVVAEPYSFVNFGIGMTKTNTELGDKLVTAFKAVIADGTYAQILAKYGQESAALTESDIVLQTK
- a CDS encoding LysR substrate-binding domain-containing protein; the encoded protein is MTHRLEITLAQLRYFVAAAEHLSMTAAAEEKFVAQSAVSSAIAQLEARAGAQLFIRRRAKGLALTPAGRRLLDDVRTLLTGLDAAIDAARDTDGEPRGTVRIGFFVTIAPFVLPEVLSRSKVRFPELLVEVEEMDAQSAAQALREGRVELALGYDFGIGDDLVREVVEATPPYVLLAADHPLAQRESIGLRELGREKLVLLDLPHSREYFLALLGSVGFEPEIRHRTPSFETVRAMVAHGHGFSILNQQPAHALAYDGGVVAAVQISDPVEPLPIVITTMQGTRQSARAAAIAGIIREVFADRQR
- a CDS encoding IclR family transcriptional regulator, translating into MSIVKPEPPREQPGPRMPAVRNCIAVLRLLGTSTRLVSAGALARSLSMPRSSMYQLLQVLVDEGLVVHVADVAGFALGDGIFELGSSYSRRSSLENLAQPLLVRLARTVGESATLSILQGSEIVYLAKEQPRRPVSLVSDPGVHLPAHLTASGRAMLAALPRPEVLAWFSDADTFGTRGGRGPHSLRELRALLAEDALRGWSVEADTVTDGITCIAAAAFDRTDRPVAAVTASFPTRRGEGRRDEIAREVVRAADELTRRMHGPVPDRQHTTGFPVPSWAARTS
- a CDS encoding flavin-containing monooxygenase; this translates as MGSEDQLTARLEGNSVDVVVVGAGQAGVAMSEHLGRAGISHRVFERSRIAEKWRSGRWDSLVANGPAWHDRFPGRAFEGDQDAFAAKSDVADYFEAYANQINAPIECGVEVTSVRRRSGHPGFTVETTAGSLYARYVVAATGPFQTPAIPRIVPASAGVTQIHSADYRNPELLSEGAVLVVGAGSSGVQIASELRAAGREVYLSVGRHDRPPRRYRGRDNVWWLGVLGKWEAPTPPAGADHVTIAVSGAHGGHTIDLRDLAAAGITLVGPTTGYHEGTVHFSDDLLENMASGDANYLSVLREADAYVERNGLDLAREPEAHVLGPYPESATTPLEELDLAPAGVTSIVWATGYTTDFTWLKVDAFDQSGRPQHVRGVSSEPGVYFLGLPWLSGRGSSFIWGVWHDAKYVADRIQIQQSYAAYGRN
- a CDS encoding RidA family protein; the encoded protein is MHHTRIRPFNTRDTYPEQNLDNDLCQAVVANGMVYIRGQIGQDLDTRESVGIGDVEAQAEKAMANVAMLIGEAGGTLEDVVKVVVYLVDVRYRETVYRVMGAWLRGVYPVSTGIVVSALARPEWLVEIDVTAVLPSASTAATAATPL
- a CDS encoding DUF1028 domain-containing protein, which encodes MTFSLVARDGATGAIGAVICSSSPAVAARCVHLGDGTGGVLSQNVTDPRLGPRLLDLLAQGLTAPIALASLVSSSPEMQWRQLVVVDTSGNTAIHSGSNALGIVGEHAEGGAAAAGNMLATPDVPRQLVEAWHASSGAIEVRLLAAFEAAMTEGGEAGPVHSAGLSVIDGHGWRVTDLRVDWSEDPLDDLRTLVEIWLPQRDAYISRALTPDASPTYGVPGDSRV